In the Quercus lobata isolate SW786 chromosome 5, ValleyOak3.0 Primary Assembly, whole genome shotgun sequence genome, one interval contains:
- the LOC115991758 gene encoding pentatricopeptide repeat-containing protein At3g13160, mitochondrial-like, whose protein sequence is MSSSQLYRRLHGIFATSLSAASTATQTNTVKASAKNAKTKERRLQKAVDSFKKSSESDRFRARHSIYESTVRRLATAKKFSMIEEILEAQKKYPEIAIEGFAIRLISLYGKAGMFDHAHKVFDEMPDLNCPRTVRSFNALLAACVSAKKFDKVDEIFRGLPPKLSIEADLVSYNVVIKAFCEMGSLDTALSMFDELEKNGMEPDSFTFNTLLEGFYSNGRFLEGEKIWAMMERKNVVHNIRSYNSRLRGMVNENRILEAVKLIDEMGSKGIEADVISYNALIKGFCKDGKLDEAKWWYNEIRKNDCSPDWVTYMTLIPCLCEEGDFDMAHELCVEVIKQRLRIDIALLRRVVDGLVKETEIEKAKELVELGKSNKYFHFKLELSLDK, encoded by the coding sequence ATGTCTTCCTCCCAGCTCTACCGTCGCCTCCATGGCATCTTCGCCACTTCTCTATCTGCTGCATCTACAGCAACACAAACCAACACTGTCAAAGCCTCAGCCAAAAACGCAAAAACCAAAGAGCGTAGACTCCAAAAAGCTGTCGACAGCTTCAAGAAATCCTCCGAGTCTGACCGCTTTCGAGCCAGGCACAGCATCTATGAGTCCACGGTTCGACGCCTTGCCACTGCCAAGAAGTTCTCCATGATCGAAGAGATCCTAGAGGCCCAGAAGAAGTACCCAGAAATCGCCATTGAAGGCTTTGCCATCCGTCTCATTTCCCTGTATGGGAAAGCCGGCATGTTTGATCATGCCCACaaggtgtttgatgaaatgcctgACCTGAATTGTCCTCGTACGGTTAGGTCCTTCAATGCCCTTTTGGCTGCTTGTGTTAGCGCGAAGAAATTCGATAAAGTTGATGAGATCTTTAGAGGATTACCGCCCAAATTGTCAATAGAAGCAGATTTGGTCTCGTATAATGTTGTTATTAAGGCATTTTGTGAGATGGGTTCTTTGGATACTGCGCTTTCAATGTTTGATGAGTTGGAGAAGAATGGGATGGAGCCTGATTCATTTACATTCAATACTCTGCTCGAAGGGTTTTATAGTAATGGCAGATTTTTGGAAGGAGAGAAGATATGGGCTATGATGGAGAGAAAGAATGTTGTTCATAATATTAGAAGTTACAATTCAAGGTTGCGAGGAATGGTTAATGAGAACAGGATATTAGAAGCAGTGAAGTTGATCGATGAAATGGGGAGCAAGGGAATTGAAGCTGATGTGATCAGTTATAATGCTTTGATTAAAGGGTTTTGCAAAGATGGGAAGTTGGATGAAGCGAAGTGGTGGTATAATGAAATACGAAAAAATGACTGTAGTCCTGACTGGGTTACTTATATGACCCTCATTCCATGTCTTTGTGAAGAGGGTGATTTCGATATGGCTCATGAGCTATGCGTGGAGGTTATCAAACAAAGGTTGCGCATTGATATAGCGTTACTGAGGCGTGTGGTAGATGGATTGGTCAAGGAGACAGAGATTGAAAAAGCTAAGGAGCTTGTGGAACTGGGGAAGTCAAATAAGTATTTCCATTTCAAACTAGAACTGTCTCTGGACAAGTAG
- the LOC115988324 gene encoding pentatricopeptide repeat-containing protein At3g13160, mitochondrial-like — protein MSFSRILRRSFSTSLQPNSTATNIKAISEDLYKERSFKRLVEKFKKSSELERFRTRTGIYEDTVRRLGRAKCFKLIEEILEDQKKYKDISKEGFSARLITLYGKSGMFDHARKVFDEIPERDCMRTVLSFNALLGACVNSKKFPLVDGLFKELPKELSIEPDLYSYNTVIKGFCEMHSFDSAVSMLDEMEKKGVEPDLITFNTLLNALYSEGQFLEGEKIWGRMEKKNVVPDNRSYNAKLLGLAIVNKTKEAVELVEEMKAKEVKLDVFSFKALIIGHVNEENLDEAKRWYNEIEKSECAPDRKTFEILVPFACEKGDLDLAFELCNEIFKRKILVDGAVLQCVLDGLVKVSRMEEAEKLVELGKTNSYRRYHLKLP, from the coding sequence atgtcGTTCTCACGCATTCTACGCCGCTCTTTCTCCACCTCTCTCCAACCAAACTCCACAGCAACTAACATCAAAGCCATTTCCGAAGATCTCTACAAAGAACGCAGCTTCAAACGCCTCGTCGAGAAGTTCAAGAAGTCCTCCGAGCTCGAACGGTTCCGCACCCGAACCGGCATTTATGAAGACACAGTCCGCCGCCTTGGTCGGGCTAAGTGCTTCAAATTGATCGAAGAGATCCTTGAAGACCAAAAGAAGTACAAAGATATCTCCAAAGAAGGCTTCTCCGCTCGACTCATAACATTGTATGGTAAATCGGGCATGTTCGACCACGCCCGGaaggtgtttgatgaaattcCTGAACGGGATTGCATGCGCACGGTGTTGTCCTTCAATGCCCTTTTGGGGGCATGTGTGAACTCCAAGAAATTTCCTTTGGTTGATGGGCTTTTTAAGGAGTTGCCAAAGGAGTTGTCGATTGAACCGGATTTGTATTCATATAATACGGTTATAAAGGGTTTTTGTGAGATGCATTCGTTTGATTCTGCGGTTTCAATGCTTGATGAGATGGAGAAGAAGGGTGTGGAGCCAGATTTGATTACATTCAATACCCTTTTGAATGCGTTATACTCGGAGGGTCAATTTTTGGAAGGTGAAAAGATATGGGGTCgaatggagaagaagaatgttgtTCCTGATAATAGGAGTTACAATGCCAAGTTGCTTGGATTGGCCATTGTGAACAAAACCAAAGAGGCAGTTGAGCTAGTTGAAGAAATGAAGGCTAAGGAAGTCAAACTTGATGTGTTTAGTTTCAAAGCTCTGATTATAGGGCATGTTAATGAGGAGAACTTGGATGAAGCTAAGCGGTGGTACAATGAAATAGAGAAGAGTGAGTGTGCCCCGGATAGAAAGACTTTCGAAATACTTGTTCCCTTTGCTTGTGAGAAGGGTGATTTGGACCTAGCCTTCGAACTGtgcaatgaaattttcaaaagaaagatCCTTGTTGATGGTGCAGTATTGCAGTGTGTGTTGGATGGACTGGTTAAGGTGTCTAGAATGGAGGAGGCAGAGAAGCTTGTGGAGCTTGGGAAGACAAATAGTTATCGTCGTTATCACCTGAAATTACCTTAA